The Terriglobales bacterium genome segment AAGGGTGTGAAAGTCCTCGCCCATCGCGTGGACAATCTTGAGCGCCCGCAGATGCGGACTCTTGTCGATAATCTGCGCCAGAAGCTGGGCTCTGGAGTAGTCGCGCTAGGCTCGGCGCAGGCCGAGGACGGCAAGGTCGCCCTCATCGTCGGCGTGACCAAGGATCTGACCAACCGTATCTCCGCCGGCAAGGTGATTGCGCCGGTGGCGCAGAAAGTCGGAGGCTCGGGCGGCGGCCGTCCCGACATGGCCGAAGCCGGCGGCAAAGACGCCGGTGCGCTCGACACCGCCCTCGGCGAGGTCTATGCAGTCGTGGAGGGGCTGCTGAAATAGGCGGCCTCGATCGCAATTCGCCTTCTCCGTCCTCCGTCCGAACGAAAGCGCAACGTGCGGCAGTCACCTCTTTCGAGACCAGCAGGTCCGTACCACACAGCGATAGGAAGATTGAGCGCAGGCGCTGGTCTCAGCTCGCCGGGAGCATCAGCTCCGCCACTTTAAAGTCACCGGTCCCTTGAGGGGATGCTCGAAGGGCTGCCCGGTGCTGCGGGACCGCTGCCACGCCTGCTTGAGCTGGAAGTACCAGCGGGCGGGGCGGTCGGCGTCGTCGATCAGCATCAGCGCGGGCTTGTGGCGCAGGCCTTCGGCTTGCTTCTCCATGGTCTGGCGGTCCTGCTCGATGAACTTGGCGGCGAAGTAGCGCGCCACCGGCAGCACGAAGGGCACGTGCCGGAAGATGTTCCACGCCGCCACCACGTCGATACGGCAGTGGTCGCGGGTGAGGGGCGTGACCGTGGTCAGGCTCGAGAACCAGTACTTGCCGGCGCGGATCTGCTCGTAGCGCAGGTTAGGCAGCACGAAATCGATGGTGGTGGTGATGGCCTCGGCCTCGGCGTAGAAGCGCAGCAGGCGGTAGGGCGCGCTGTTCGACGAAGGCGTGTGCGCGCTCATGCGGAAGCCGTACGGGATGGGCTCGAACTGCTTCTGCTTGAGGTGGATACTCTGGCGGCTGCGCCACCACCAGGCCTGGTGGACGAACGGTCCGTGGGCCGGATCCATCAGCCCGATAATGCCGTGGTCCACGCTGGTGGGCATGTCGGCGGTGAGATGCGTCCGCCGAAAGGGCTCGCTGACGATGGGCAGGCGGGGCACAGGCAGTGGCTCGGCCGACGCGCGTCCTGATCCCGCTTCCGGCAGAAAAGCCCAGAGGAATCCGTCCGCCTCCTGGCAGGCATAGGCCTGGGCGTAGATCTTCTCCGGGTCGAGCTTATCCTCGGGCGTGAGGGAAGGTATTTCGCGGCATTGGCCGGTGGTGGGCGCGAAACGCCAGCCGTGATAGCTGCACTCCAGGAGTTCGCCATCGAAGGCGCCGCAGGAAAGCGGCATGGCGCGATGCGGGCAGGCGTCGCGCAGCGCGAACGGGTTCCCTTCCCGGTCGCGTCCCACCACTAGCGGCACACCCAGAAGGGTGACCTTGTACAAACGGCCTGGGCGGACATCCCCGCTGGGCACTGCGCGATACCAGAAGCCAAACAGCATTTCGGCGTCCGGCTTGTGCTCGAGCAGCGGTGCGTCGGCAGTGCTCATGGTGGGAACGGTAGCAAAGTACTATGCAGTGAGCACAGGCAGCAAGGTTCGAGCGGGAACCGCTCTCAGGCCCGCCTGGAACTTGCGCCGACGTGCTCAGGTGCGGTCAACTGGACGCCTCGCCTTGGGCAGCACAGGCCAGAGGGAAGGACGATGGGACGCAGATTCGTGATTCGCGGGCTGCTGGGAGCGCTGGCGCTGCTGATCGTGGGCGTGTTGACGTTCCGCTGGCGCATGGTCCGGCTGCTGCTCTCCCGTCCGCAAGGTCCGGCCGTCACTCCGGTTCAACCGGCGGATGCGTTTCAGCACGAGGGCCGCTCGCGTGTCGTGCTGGTGGCGGGAGGGGATGCCAAGGCCCGTGTGTACGAATGCCTGGCCCGAATGGGAGCGGAGCAGCAGTTGCAGGTGGCGGGCAAGAAGGTGCTGGTGAAGCCCAACGTCGTGGGCGCCGGTCCGAATCCCGCGACGACGAATCCCGAAATAGTCCGGGCACTGTGCCAGTGGCTGAAAGAGCATGGCGCAGAGACGGTGTGGGTTGGCGACATGTCGGCCGTCATGTCGGCGGGGACTGCCGAGAGCATGAAGGCATCCGGCATCGAGCAGGCGGCTCGCGAGGCGGGAGCCCTCCCGGTCTACTTCGAGGAGCACGAGTGGATCACGGTCGAACTACCTGGGGCGCAGTATGTGAAGCATGTACCGGTAACCGAATTCGTCCGCAAGGCCGATGTGATCATCAACCTGCCGGTGATCAAGTCGCACAAGTGGGCCACGTACTCGGTGTGCCTTAAGAACTTCGTAGGAGCGACCCACGGCCGCTACCGCCCGTACATGATCGACTCCGAGCACTGGGAGGAGATCGTCAGCGAGATCAATCTGGCCTATCGTCCCGACCTCAACCTGGTGGACGGCACGCGGGTGATGTTTACCGGCGGCCCGTGGAAGGGAGAGGAAGCGGAAACGGAGCTGCTGCTTGCGGGAGGCGATCGCGTCGCCTGCGACGCCGTGGCGGTGGCCCTGATGAAGACCTTTCCTGCCGACGAGCGGTTGCGGAACCGGCGCGTCTGGGACCAAAGGCAGATCCGCCACGCGCAGCAGATCGGGCTGGGCCTGAAGGATCCGCAGTCCCTGGAACTCGAGGCCCATTGGTTGGGAGAGCCGAATCCGGACCTGCAGTCGCGACTAGAGGAAATGCGGCGGCTCCTCTTCGCCTGAGTATGCCAGCCCAGGAAGTCGCCATTGTCGGTTGTCTTCTGGGCACGGCCGTGGGCGACGCCATCGGCCTGCCCTGCGAGCATCTCTCACCACAGCGGCAGCGGAAGCTTTTCCCCGGCCTGGATGGCCATCACTTTCTTTTCGGCCGCGGCATGACCTCGGATGACACCGAGCACACGGCCATGGTCGCGCAGTCGCTCATCGCATCCGCCGGTGAGCCGGAAGTCTTCGCCAGCGATCTCGCGTGGCGCATGCGATTCTGGCTGCTGGGGCTCCCCATTGTCATCGGTCTGGCTACGCTACGAGGCCTGCTGAAGCTGTGGATGGGCTATGGCCCGGAGTCGAGCGGCGTCTTCTCCGCCGGCAACGGCCCGGCGATGCGCAGCGCCCTGATCGGTGTGTGCTACGGCGGGGATATGGAACGCATGCGGCGGCTGGTGCGCATCTCGACGCGCCTGACCCATACCGATCCCAAGGCGGAGTACGGAGCGCTGGCGGTGGCGCTGGCGGCTCGGTCGGCAAGCATGACGCAGACGGTTTCCGCGCAGCAGTACCTGCAAGCACTCCAGGATCTGCTGGGCGAAGAGGGTTGCGAGATGGTCGAACTGGCGCGGCGTGCGACGGCCGAGCACAAAAAGTCGACCGAGCAATTCGCTGCGGACATGGGACTGAACCGCGGCGTTAGCGGCTAC includes the following:
- a CDS encoding ADP-ribosylglycohydrolase family protein, giving the protein MPAQEVAIVGCLLGTAVGDAIGLPCEHLSPQRQRKLFPGLDGHHFLFGRGMTSDDTEHTAMVAQSLIASAGEPEVFASDLAWRMRFWLLGLPIVIGLATLRGLLKLWMGYGPESSGVFSAGNGPAMRSALIGVCYGGDMERMRRLVRISTRLTHTDPKAEYGALAVALAARSASMTQTVSAQQYLQALQDLLGEEGCEMVELARRATAEHKKSTEQFAADMGLNRGVSGYVYHTVPVALHAWFAHQSDFREAVLAAVRCGGDTDTVAAIVGGIAGAGVGPEGIPAEWRHGLWEWPRSAEWLTALADRLDQVVTEGQRRPALPLSVWGLPLRNLLFLLVIMAHAVRRTLPPY
- a CDS encoding DUF362 domain-containing protein — its product is MGRRFVIRGLLGALALLIVGVLTFRWRMVRLLLSRPQGPAVTPVQPADAFQHEGRSRVVLVAGGDAKARVYECLARMGAEQQLQVAGKKVLVKPNVVGAGPNPATTNPEIVRALCQWLKEHGAETVWVGDMSAVMSAGTAESMKASGIEQAAREAGALPVYFEEHEWITVELPGAQYVKHVPVTEFVRKADVIINLPVIKSHKWATYSVCLKNFVGATHGRYRPYMIDSEHWEEIVSEINLAYRPDLNLVDGTRVMFTGGPWKGEEAETELLLAGGDRVACDAVAVALMKTFPADERLRNRRVWDQRQIRHAQQIGLGLKDPQSLELEAHWLGEPNPDLQSRLEEMRRLLFA
- a CDS encoding DHHA1 domain-containing protein translates to KGVKVLAHRVDNLERPQMRTLVDNLRQKLGSGVVALGSAQAEDGKVALIVGVTKDLTNRISAGKVIAPVAQKVGGSGGGRPDMAEAGGKDAGALDTALGEVYAVVEGLLK
- a CDS encoding aromatic ring-hydroxylating dioxygenase subunit alpha — encoded protein: MSTADAPLLEHKPDAEMLFGFWYRAVPSGDVRPGRLYKVTLLGVPLVVGRDREGNPFALRDACPHRAMPLSCGAFDGELLECSYHGWRFAPTTGQCREIPSLTPEDKLDPEKIYAQAYACQEADGFLWAFLPEAGSGRASAEPLPVPRLPIVSEPFRRTHLTADMPTSVDHGIIGLMDPAHGPFVHQAWWWRSRQSIHLKQKQFEPIPYGFRMSAHTPSSNSAPYRLLRFYAEAEAITTTIDFVLPNLRYEQIRAGKYWFSSLTTVTPLTRDHCRIDVVAAWNIFRHVPFVLPVARYFAAKFIEQDRQTMEKQAEGLRHKPALMLIDDADRPARWYFQLKQAWQRSRSTGQPFEHPLKGPVTLKWRS